GCCGCATCGAACGGCGGCGCATCCTGCGCGAGCGCGGGCGTGGCGGCGCCCGTCGCCCCGAGCGCGAGCGTCATCAGCAGACAGATGGCGGATCTGCGCATCTCATCTCCCTCTCAGGAAGTTCATCTTCATCCCCCCCTGAATCCCGTGATCGGCACGGCCACGGCCGGTCCCCGGCCGCCGAAGCGATAGTGTGGCATGCATCTGGCCCGTCGCGAAAGCCTTTTGTTTGTCCAACGGGGGATGCGAAGCGATGCGGGAGATGAGAAGCTGGATGGCCTTCGCCGTCGCCGCGGCGATGGTCGCGGGCGGCTGCTCGGACGCGGGGCACGCCAGCAGCGAGGGAGATGCGGGGCCGGCGCGCGCCCGCCCCGCCGCCGCCGCGAAGGCGCCCGCTCCGCCCCCTCCGCCGCCGATGACCGCCGCGGACACCGCCGCCGCGCGCGCCCGCATCGCCGCGCGGGGAGACTCGGTGCGGGCGGCGTTCGAGCGCGCGCGGCCGCTCACCGCGCGCGAGGTGGCCATGCTGCGGCAGGACGTGAACGCCGGGCAGATCGCCACCGCGCGCTCGCTCGGCATCCAGCCGTCGACCACCGCCGGCATCGAGCAGCTGGAGCGCGCCGGCCGCCTGGTCGCGCTGGGCGACAGCACCGTGGGATGGGTGCTGCGCGACATGGACCACTCCGTCCCTTTCGTCGTCCCCGACGCGCGGGCGATGCTGGACGAGCTGGGGCGCCGCTTCCAGGCGCGGCTCGCGCGGCTGGGGCTGCCGGCCTACCGGATGAAGGTGACCTCGGCGCTGCGCACCGACGAGTCGCAGGCCGAGCTGCGGAAGATCAACTCCTACGCCTCGCGCATCGTC
The DNA window shown above is from Longimicrobium sp. and carries:
- a CDS encoding DUF5715 family protein, which encodes MRSWMAFAVAAAMVAGGCSDAGHASSEGDAGPARARPAAAAKAPAPPPPPPMTAADTAAARARIAARGDSVRAAFERARPLTAREVAMLRQDVNAGQIATARSLGIQPSTTAGIEQLERAGRLVALGDSTVGWVLRDMDHSVPFVVPDARAMLDELGRRFQARLARLGLPAYRMKVTSALRTDESQAELRKINSYASRIVSAHEFGTTIDVSHERFAVPAAIGGRAPELEAEMLEEVGKAHAKVLQAELGRAILEMRGEHALHVMMENMQPVYHMTVARHFTR